From a region of the Haematobia irritans isolate KBUSLIRL chromosome 4, ASM5000362v1, whole genome shotgun sequence genome:
- the LOC142235685 gene encoding cuticle protein 76-like, protein MAFKFVLTVCAALLAVANAGYVAPVTTYAASPVITKVVNPAVDAVASTQHNVVRSFGGTVSHYSKSVQTPYSSVHKVDTRINNNVYTPAVAKTVSYAAPAVYAAPTVAKTVSYAAPAVHTYSAAPAVHTYAAAPAVQTYAAPVVKQAITYSPAAAVAHATFEGFGAHWGY, encoded by the coding sequence atggcttTCAAGTTTGTTCTTACCGTGTGCGCTGCTCTTTTGGCTGTGGCCAATGCTGGATATGTTGCCCCTGTGACCACCTATGCTGCTTCTCCTGTGATCACCAAGGTGGTTAACCCTGCTGTTGATGCCGTCGCTTCCACCCAACATAATGTGGTTCGCTCTTTCGGTGGTACCGTCTCTCATTATTCCAAGTCTGTGCAAACTCCATACTCTAGCGTTCACAAGGTAGACACCCGCATCAACAACAATGTCTATACTCCAGCTGTTGCCAAGACTGTGTCTTATGCCGCTCCTGCTGTGTATGCTGCTCCTACCGTTGCTAAGACTGTCTCCTATGCTGCTCCAGCTGTTCACACCTACTCGGCTGCTCCTGCTGTTCACACCTATGCGGCTGCCCCAGCTGTTCAAACTTATGCTGCTCCCGTTGTTAAGCAAGCCATTACTTACTCTCCAGCTGCCGCAGTTGCTCACGCTACCTTCGAAGGTTTTGGTGCCCACTGGGGTTATTAG